A portion of the Candidatus Nitrosotenuis aquarius genome contains these proteins:
- a CDS encoding AAA family ATPase, with amino-acid sequence MRLRKFRVRAYRCIHDSGEIKVGDLAAFVGRNESGKTTILQALTLLNRDERVSELDLCDEMTEELKSEIVIVEGDFHLTGQETKLIKERFPHLPEITAMRIFRTNKSQKIQYDFGSVKISEEKDKALNSWENYTEKILNFISAIPNHIRIQFDTKFFEGPPPKDRETFLSEMTVFNNSLNMLAADEPYILSEWSRFYQEREKTYDELLVGATEKTALENFVLEHLHPRFVYFSDYKKIYGNINLDEYIKETQKLEGAGYEEFDKAETVRNLFYLAELDTEKLEEYKSSPPKLIKLLNTASRRLTDRLNPAWKGDPIHVDLRYNPGNIMSVVISDVHRDGTVTNTGLLSRRAEGFKWTFSFIVNFAAETQRAELKEAILLLDEPARNLHPAQQMGISDLLKNLAGSNQVLYATHSPFMIFDYTPGNLLVVELDKRKHLSRIHYDYWNADDATLIPILYGLSRGLVESIVDREIGTNSRPVIIVETMSDAMFLNSFDKFLEDPNISMNPLNVVASYSKNSTLPLAIFYRNHGHNVFVILDNTLESKKIAEQLKANEFTDMQIIYLEQGGKSIESIEDLILPEDYLHAVNQTYEIKLRKEGFRNLTREEVLARNKKGIIESLKDIWYEHRDDGWNDFDIEEIARYICEKIALKEADFLSDKTKDQFRGLFRLIAERIRQHQNMTAHVGLTKFQRSKPR; translated from the coding sequence ATGCGATTAAGAAAATTCCGAGTGCGTGCATATCGATGCATTCACGATTCTGGCGAAATCAAAGTTGGCGACCTGGCAGCATTTGTTGGGCGAAACGAAAGCGGCAAGACCACAATTCTGCAGGCATTGACTCTGCTAAACCGAGACGAGCGAGTATCTGAGTTGGATTTGTGCGATGAAATGACAGAGGAGCTAAAGTCAGAAATAGTCATAGTCGAAGGCGACTTTCATCTAACCGGCCAAGAAACCAAACTAATCAAGGAAAGATTCCCGCACTTGCCAGAGATCACAGCCATGAGGATCTTTAGGACCAACAAGAGTCAGAAGATCCAGTATGACTTTGGCTCTGTAAAAATAAGCGAGGAAAAAGACAAGGCGCTAAATTCCTGGGAAAATTATACAGAGAAAATTCTAAACTTTATCTCCGCGATACCAAACCACATTAGGATTCAGTTTGACACCAAGTTCTTCGAAGGTCCTCCACCAAAGGACAGAGAGACATTCCTCAGCGAAATGACAGTCTTTAACAATTCGTTGAACATGCTTGCAGCTGATGAGCCATACATTCTCTCAGAGTGGTCAAGATTCTACCAAGAGCGAGAAAAGACCTACGATGAGCTACTAGTTGGAGCTACGGAAAAAACAGCGCTAGAGAACTTTGTCCTAGAACACCTGCATCCAAGATTTGTCTACTTTTCTGACTATAAGAAAATCTATGGCAACATAAATCTCGACGAATACATCAAGGAAACACAAAAGCTGGAAGGTGCAGGTTATGAGGAATTTGACAAGGCCGAAACAGTCCGAAACTTGTTCTATCTGGCAGAGCTGGACACTGAAAAACTTGAAGAATACAAATCCAGCCCGCCAAAGCTGATCAAGCTCCTAAACACTGCAAGCCGAAGATTAACTGACAGACTAAATCCGGCGTGGAAGGGCGACCCAATCCATGTTGATCTGCGATACAACCCAGGCAACATCATGAGTGTCGTAATATCTGATGTGCACAGGGATGGAACCGTGACAAACACAGGTCTTCTAAGCAGAAGAGCTGAAGGATTCAAGTGGACATTTTCATTCATTGTAAACTTTGCAGCAGAAACACAGCGAGCAGAGCTCAAAGAGGCAATTTTGCTTTTGGATGAGCCTGCAAGAAACCTTCACCCAGCACAACAAATGGGAATATCTGACCTTCTCAAGAATTTGGCAGGCTCAAACCAGGTCCTATATGCAACCCATTCGCCATTTATGATATTTGATTACACTCCAGGCAACCTGCTTGTAGTGGAGTTGGACAAACGAAAGCACCTCAGCAGAATCCACTATGATTACTGGAATGCTGACGACGCCACACTAATCCCAATTTTGTATGGCTTGTCACGAGGACTAGTAGAATCTATTGTGGACAGAGAAATTGGCACCAACTCTCGACCAGTCATAATAGTAGAGACAATGTCAGATGCAATGTTTCTGAATTCATTTGACAAGTTCCTAGAGGATCCAAATATTTCGATGAATCCGCTAAACGTTGTTGCGTCATACAGCAAAAACTCTACGCTACCACTTGCCATATTCTACAGAAACCACGGCCACAATGTCTTTGTGATTTTAGATAACACCCTAGAATCAAAGAAAATAGCAGAACAGCTCAAGGCAAACGAGTTTACAGACATGCAAATCATATACCTAGAACAGGGCGGAAAGTCAATTGAGTCAATAGAAGACCTCATACTACCAGAAGACTATTTGCATGCAGTAAACCAGACATATGAAATCAAGCTAAGAAAGGAAGGATTCCGAAACCTAACAAGAGAAGAGGTTCTGGCTAGAAACAAAAAAGGAATAATCGAAAGCCTCAAAGACATTTGGTACGAACACCGAGACGACGGCTGGAACGATTTTGACATTGAAGAAATCGCTCGATACATTTGCGAAAAAATTGCACTAAAAGAAGCGGATTTCCTCTCAGACAAGACAAAGGACCAGTTCCGAGGATTGTTCAGACTTATTGCAGAGAGGATAAGACAGCACCAAAACATGACTGCCCATGTGGGCCTGACCAAGTTCCAGCGAAGCAAGCCTCGATAG
- a CDS encoding NOP5/NOP56 family protein: MYFVIVTELGIVVSQNNTVSKSFAFDNPASEFVEAKKGNLKNNSVINYLRELNAGFFISDDALLKALKKESLDVQIMDEKQMDEIQANKPQVLVDAGFAKNIGDAMSKLRDFALSLSASRVTEVSQSPDLHIIQAINALDEMDVMINGLSSRLREWYGLHFPELDNIIDSINGYAQIVMAGNRSSLSDKVYQDAGFPDSKVQMLSVIQQKSKGGDISQENLAIVQSIARQILDMAKARNAIESHIESQMNVIAPNVAAILGTAVGARILAKAGSIKKLATLPASTIQVLGAEKALFRALKTGTQPPKHGILFQHPIVHAAPRWQRGKMARAIASKAAIAARVDVYGAGLNQTLLDKLNVRVTEIGEKYKEPTERPPQPQREGHHDFGRRDDRRDRRPRDRDSRGFGRSDDRPRDSFRNRNRDDRPRDSFRNRNRDDRPRDSFRDRDDRSRQGFRDDKPHQSFRDRDSRRDGFRSRGESDGPRREFRGDSGKRKKFGKRRF, encoded by the coding sequence AAAGGGCAATCTCAAAAACAATTCCGTCATTAATTATCTCAGAGAACTAAACGCAGGATTTTTCATAAGCGATGACGCATTGCTCAAGGCGCTCAAAAAAGAATCGCTTGACGTCCAGATAATGGACGAAAAGCAGATGGATGAAATCCAGGCAAACAAGCCCCAAGTCCTAGTTGACGCTGGCTTTGCAAAAAATATCGGCGACGCCATGTCGAAGCTTAGAGACTTTGCATTATCGCTATCGGCATCAAGAGTTACTGAGGTATCCCAGAGTCCAGACCTGCACATCATCCAGGCAATCAATGCGCTGGACGAAATGGACGTAATGATTAACGGTTTATCATCAAGACTGCGAGAATGGTACGGCCTGCACTTTCCGGAGCTAGACAACATTATAGACAGCATAAATGGTTATGCGCAAATTGTCATGGCAGGAAACAGATCTTCTCTTTCAGACAAAGTCTACCAAGACGCAGGCTTTCCGGATTCCAAAGTCCAGATGCTTTCTGTAATTCAGCAAAAGAGCAAGGGTGGCGACATTTCCCAAGAAAATCTTGCCATAGTGCAATCCATAGCAAGACAAATTCTTGACATGGCAAAGGCAAGAAATGCAATTGAATCCCATATTGAATCTCAGATGAATGTCATTGCTCCAAACGTTGCAGCTATACTTGGCACTGCAGTAGGGGCAAGAATTTTGGCTAAAGCGGGCAGCATCAAGAAATTGGCGACACTTCCTGCAAGCACTATCCAAGTCCTTGGCGCAGAAAAAGCTCTATTCCGGGCACTAAAGACCGGAACTCAGCCACCAAAACATGGAATTTTGTTCCAGCATCCAATAGTTCATGCCGCACCACGATGGCAGAGAGGCAAGATGGCTCGAGCCATTGCATCAAAGGCAGCAATTGCTGCACGTGTTGATGTATACGGTGCAGGTCTAAACCAGACTCTACTGGACAAGCTAAATGTTCGAGTCACAGAGATTGGAGAAAAATACAAAGAGCCAACAGAGCGTCCACCGCAACCACAAAGAGAAGGACATCACGACTTTGGAAGAAGAGACGATAGACGAGACAGAAGACCAAGAGATAGAGATTCTAGAGGTTTTGGAAGAAGTGATGATAGGCCGCGTGATAGTTTTAGGAATAGAAATCGGGACGATAGGCCGCGTGATAGTTTTAGGAATAGAAATCGGGACGATAGGCCGCGTGATAGTTTCAGAGATAGAGATGATAGATCACGCCAAGGATTCAGAGATGACAAGCCACATCAAAGCTTCAGAGATAGGGATTCTAGACGTGACGGATTCAGATCCAGAGGAGAATCAGACGGCCCTCGTAGAGAATTTAGAGGGGATTCCGGCAAGCGAAAAAAGTTTGGAAAGCGAAGATTCTGA
- a CDS encoding fibrillarin-like rRNA/tRNA 2'-O-methyltransferase, which translates to MESEDSDFIWLRLDGQKRLATENYVEGNTVYGEKLYKKSKIEYRIWDPFRSKLAAALYIGLDVFPITHGTKVLYLGASTGTTVSHISDIVGYNGIVFAVEHASRVARDFLDRVANFRKNVVPILQDARHPKQYFSVYGKVDVVYSDIAQPDQTEIAITNCQAYLKDGGYLFLVIKTRSIDVTQSPKNVIQSEMKKLQNNFEIIQDMTLEPYDKDHGLVVAKYHAKG; encoded by the coding sequence TTGGAAAGCGAAGATTCTGATTTTATTTGGCTAAGACTTGACGGCCAAAAAAGACTAGCCACTGAAAATTATGTTGAAGGAAATACTGTTTATGGTGAGAAACTCTACAAAAAGTCCAAAATAGAATATCGAATTTGGGATCCGTTTCGAAGCAAGCTAGCAGCTGCTCTGTATATTGGATTAGATGTATTTCCCATCACTCATGGCACCAAGGTTTTGTATCTAGGCGCATCTACAGGTACAACAGTATCTCACATATCAGACATTGTGGGATATAATGGCATAGTCTTTGCAGTAGAGCATGCAAGCAGAGTAGCTCGGGACTTTTTAGACAGGGTTGCAAATTTTAGAAAAAATGTCGTACCAATATTGCAGGACGCAAGACACCCAAAACAGTATTTTTCCGTGTACGGCAAGGTAGATGTCGTCTATTCTGACATAGCACAGCCAGATCAAACAGAGATCGCCATAACAAACTGCCAGGCATACCTCAAAGACGGCGGATATCTCTTCCTAGTAATCAAAACAAGAAGCATTGATGTCACCCAGTCACCAAAAAACGTCATTCAAAGCGAGATGAAAAAACTCCAAAATAACTTTGAGATCATACAAGACATGACGCTAGAACCATACGACAAAGACCACGGCTTAGTCGTGGCAAAATATCACGCCAAGGGCTGA
- a CDS encoding tRNA (guanine-N1)-methyltransferase encodes MQIDNQITTITEGKTQILIPRGALEQKVPPRDIAFFNPRAKLSRDFSIIVYSTFLKNFEGQKLFLDGLSGLGARGLRVANEIPGTEVFVNDLNPSALELSKKSAEINNLANYQVSKNDICQFFNAFSKKGSRGAIVDIDPFGSPAKYIDCGIRATVHKGMLSVSATDLQVLHGLFKDACKKKYHGIPVKTAYSNEISIRLILGLTISVAARLDVEATPMFVETNQHYYRVYLRILNKPDTRDQIGYIAHCKNCGNRRATSESISSCELCSSTIELAGPLWIGKLFDKDFVAQMIQNIPDYVDKKCEKAIQKALLESEMPACYYTLDEIAERLKSAPIPLDQIISRLQQNGFSASPTSFNPTGFRTNSKIDKIKEIFSA; translated from the coding sequence TTGCAGATAGACAACCAAATCACAACCATTACAGAGGGAAAAACGCAGATCCTAATTCCAAGGGGGGCTTTGGAGCAAAAGGTCCCACCGCGAGACATTGCGTTTTTCAACCCAAGGGCAAAGCTGAGCCGCGATTTTTCCATTATTGTTTATTCCACGTTTTTGAAAAACTTTGAAGGTCAAAAGTTATTTTTAGATGGACTCTCTGGCCTTGGCGCACGCGGACTGCGTGTGGCAAACGAGATACCAGGTACTGAGGTCTTTGTAAACGACCTAAACCCAAGTGCCCTAGAATTATCAAAAAAATCTGCCGAGATAAACAATCTGGCAAATTATCAAGTATCAAAAAACGACATTTGCCAGTTTTTCAACGCATTTTCAAAAAAGGGCAGTCGCGGGGCAATTGTAGACATTGATCCGTTTGGTTCTCCTGCAAAATACATTGACTGTGGAATTAGGGCAACCGTTCACAAGGGGATGTTATCAGTTTCCGCAACAGATCTACAGGTACTGCACGGATTGTTCAAGGATGCCTGCAAGAAAAAATACCACGGAATTCCAGTCAAGACAGCATACAGCAACGAAATATCAATTCGATTGATCCTAGGCCTAACGATTTCTGTTGCAGCCAGACTAGACGTAGAGGCAACGCCAATGTTTGTAGAGACAAACCAGCATTATTATCGGGTTTATCTTAGAATACTAAACAAGCCAGACACGCGTGACCAAATCGGATACATTGCCCACTGCAAAAACTGTGGAAATAGACGCGCAACATCAGAGTCAATATCCAGTTGTGAGCTGTGTTCTAGTACAATAGAGTTGGCAGGCCCCCTTTGGATCGGCAAATTATTTGACAAAGACTTTGTTGCGCAGATGATTCAGAACATTCCAGATTATGTGGATAAAAAATGCGAAAAGGCAATCCAAAAAGCACTACTTGAATCCGAGATGCCTGCTTGCTACTACACCCTAGATGAGATTGCCGAGCGTCTCAAGTCAGCACCAATTCCGCTAGACCAAATAATATCAAGACTGCAGCAAAACGGATTTTCTGCCAGCCCCACCTCGTTTAATCCAACTGGATTTAGGACTAATTCCAAAATAGACAAGATCAAAGAGATTTTTTCAGCCTAG
- the rnhB gene encoding ribonuclease HII, producing the protein MLVCGVDEAGRGSMLGPLVVAAIAIEKSKIPELEKIGVKDSKKLSPKTRETLYKKIIKIVDDYQISKATPKQIDLAVNQHKLNNLELIHMAKVITKLQPYVSYVDSCDVNATRFGKEIAKITHSKIKSYHHADSKFVVVSAASIIAKVTRDRAIASLAKKHPVGSGYPSDSKTVLFVKNWFLQNGKLPNYVRKSWAPSKLIMSQPLA; encoded by the coding sequence GTGCTGGTTTGTGGCGTAGATGAGGCAGGAAGGGGCTCCATGCTAGGTCCTTTGGTTGTTGCAGCAATTGCGATAGAAAAATCAAAAATTCCGGAACTAGAAAAAATTGGAGTCAAGGATTCCAAGAAACTATCTCCAAAGACACGAGAAACACTATACAAGAAAATAATCAAAATTGTAGATGATTATCAAATATCAAAGGCAACCCCAAAACAAATAGATCTGGCAGTAAACCAGCACAAGCTTAACAACTTGGAATTGATTCACATGGCCAAAGTCATAACAAAACTGCAACCTTATGTTTCATATGTTGATTCATGCGATGTGAATGCAACACGATTTGGAAAAGAGATCGCCAAAATCACACACAGTAAAATAAAGTCATACCATCATGCAGACTCTAAATTCGTCGTAGTCTCTGCGGCGTCAATTATTGCCAAGGTGACTCGTGACAGAGCAATTGCAAGCCTTGCAAAAAAACATCCAGTGGGAAGTGGATATCCTTCTGATTCCAAGACTGTATTGTTTGTAAAAAACTGGTTTTTGCAAAACGGCAAGCTGCCCAACTATGTTAGAAAGAGCTGGGCTCCATCAAAACTGATTATGTCTCAGCCCTTGGCGTGA
- a CDS encoding helix-turn-helix transcriptional regulator → MAKKAAEKDSKKDKKKEEKKTKPAKEEKKTKAAKEDKKKDKKEKLVKKEAKEEKKKKKEEEEPEKTLEEQLEEELTDEEIENFQIDKVDMEKLTNRVCLFLANYDDGIVQSELWKKFKLTSRDGSRLALKLERMGIITREKILENKRWTYVLKIKKTPVSTDSIENAPCLVCPVEQKCSLDGEVSPRTCQWIEEWSINELSKPKKKKEQ, encoded by the coding sequence ATGGCAAAAAAGGCTGCTGAGAAAGATTCTAAGAAAGACAAGAAAAAAGAAGAAAAGAAAACCAAGCCTGCAAAGGAAGAAAAAAAGACAAAGGCGGCCAAAGAAGACAAGAAAAAAGACAAAAAAGAAAAACTGGTCAAAAAGGAAGCAAAAGAAGAAAAAAAGAAAAAGAAGGAAGAAGAGGAACCAGAAAAAACACTAGAAGAGCAACTAGAAGAAGAATTAACAGATGAGGAAATTGAGAATTTCCAAATCGATAAAGTTGACATGGAAAAGCTCACAAACCGTGTCTGTCTGTTTTTGGCAAATTATGATGACGGCATTGTTCAAAGCGAATTATGGAAGAAATTCAAACTTACTAGCCGTGATGGCTCTAGATTGGCGCTAAAACTAGAAAGAATGGGAATCATTACCCGTGAAAAAATTCTTGAAAACAAGAGATGGACCTATGTTCTAAAAATCAAAAAGACTCCTGTCAGCACTGACTCTATTGAGAATGCACCGTGCTTGGTGTGTCCTGTAGAACAAAAATGCTCGCTTGATGGCGAAGTGAGTCCACGAACATGTCAGTGGATTGAAGAGTGGTCAATCAATGAACTCTCTAAACCAAAGAAAAAGAAAGAACAATGA
- a CDS encoding biofilm-associated protein translates to MKAGRLHVNYSVFAILGIFTVFIFSASGLASAETGAKSTAFEKTTLLEFTNNDSSPVYTVKLWLGKDSGTFKSFKAEKGWTGIKNPQGVLVFTSAEPLGPGESVKFGIKTEIESPGVNWKTSDSAGNELSIGKVTPGQEAKSTTPETPQQPDKPAQPVNIESATFKIIPESPKTGDSIRIVGEGFPKNTVLNFLINNERLEDIQTDESGRVVGTAKIPLTIQADRVDLSLADSQGNKKTISIRIDKSEEIAAPQNIKKLTVDNYVAIAEPGQTVTARGTGKPGSSVTITGKDLEGNKQYQAVVSVDTQGNWQHETVIPLDAPLGTRNVEFSDGINTITKSLSISITKIIKTDSSKTKYDPGEKFLFNGTAKPSQTLQVVINDPIGKEIFSDLLELDESGTFAFEYQTVATSTKGTYVVFLTQGDETEIVRVGLGELPSPQIIAKFDKLNYASSETAKLTINGPAKSTISILVIDPGDKVKLTESISLGLDGSKEHDLVLSEYKSGVYTVVIQHPQSEASLVFSVGLQTTTGNISIQATKPEYLPGDNILVLGSTNPNAILSLEMTDPEGKIIKKKDIFSDKEGKFSEGTFRVPSDAKQGPWIIKAKSGAKFADAKFTVSGTATKTFNIKTDKTTPYKAGDYMTITGIGGGKTQTVVITISDSKNNKIIDLSMSSTKEGGFQTLWPVPQGMEPGKYTIKATVGTETAETVFDLQ, encoded by the coding sequence GTGAAGGCAGGTAGATTGCACGTGAATTATTCCGTTTTTGCCATTTTAGGAATTTTTACCGTTTTCATATTTTCAGCTTCTGGCCTAGCAAGCGCAGAGACTGGCGCAAAAAGTACAGCTTTTGAAAAAACCACACTCTTGGAATTTACAAACAATGATTCATCTCCAGTTTATACGGTAAAGCTATGGCTCGGCAAAGATTCTGGCACCTTCAAGTCATTCAAGGCAGAAAAGGGTTGGACCGGAATAAAAAACCCACAAGGAGTCCTAGTGTTCACATCAGCGGAGCCATTGGGCCCAGGAGAGTCTGTCAAGTTTGGAATAAAGACAGAAATCGAAAGCCCCGGAGTGAATTGGAAAACATCTGACAGTGCTGGAAATGAGCTGTCAATTGGCAAAGTCACGCCAGGTCAGGAAGCAAAATCGACAACACCAGAGACACCACAACAACCAGACAAGCCTGCACAACCAGTAAACATTGAAAGTGCAACATTCAAAATAATTCCAGAATCTCCAAAAACCGGAGACAGTATCAGAATAGTAGGTGAGGGATTCCCAAAAAACACCGTGCTCAACTTCCTAATAAACAATGAAAGGTTAGAAGACATCCAAACCGATGAAAGCGGTCGTGTTGTTGGGACTGCCAAGATCCCACTTACAATACAGGCGGACAGAGTCGATCTGTCACTTGCTGACTCGCAGGGAAACAAAAAGACAATCAGCATAAGAATCGATAAATCAGAAGAAATTGCAGCACCGCAAAATATCAAAAAACTCACAGTTGACAATTATGTCGCAATAGCAGAGCCAGGCCAGACAGTAACTGCAAGAGGAACAGGCAAGCCCGGAAGCTCTGTAACTATAACAGGCAAAGACTTGGAAGGCAACAAGCAATACCAAGCAGTAGTCTCAGTAGACACACAAGGTAACTGGCAGCACGAAACCGTAATACCGCTAGATGCACCACTAGGCACAAGAAACGTAGAATTCAGCGACGGCATCAACACCATTACAAAATCCCTTAGCATATCCATAACAAAGATAATCAAAACAGATTCATCAAAGACAAAATACGATCCTGGTGAAAAATTCCTCTTCAATGGAACGGCAAAGCCTAGCCAGACACTCCAAGTTGTGATCAACGATCCAATAGGAAAAGAAATTTTTTCGGATTTGCTAGAGCTTGACGAGTCCGGCACATTTGCATTTGAATATCAAACTGTAGCTACATCCACCAAAGGAACCTATGTGGTGTTTTTGACTCAGGGAGATGAAACAGAGATAGTTCGAGTCGGACTAGGCGAGCTCCCAAGCCCACAAATTATTGCCAAATTCGACAAGCTAAATTATGCATCATCAGAGACTGCCAAGCTTACAATCAATGGTCCTGCCAAATCAACAATATCCATTTTGGTTATTGATCCTGGCGACAAAGTCAAACTTACAGAAAGCATCTCATTAGGTCTTGACGGCAGTAAAGAACACGATTTGGTACTAAGCGAATACAAGTCAGGAGTTTACACCGTAGTGATCCAGCACCCACAATCTGAGGCGAGTCTTGTATTCTCCGTGGGCCTTCAAACAACTACAGGAAATATCTCAATTCAAGCAACAAAGCCAGAGTATCTCCCAGGCGACAACATTTTGGTTTTGGGCTCTACTAATCCAAACGCAATTCTGAGTTTAGAAATGACAGACCCAGAGGGCAAAATAATAAAGAAAAAAGACATCTTCTCCGACAAGGAAGGCAAGTTCTCTGAGGGAACATTCAGAGTTCCAAGCGATGCAAAGCAAGGACCTTGGATAATAAAAGCAAAAAGCGGTGCCAAGTTCGCAGATGCCAAGTTCACAGTTTCTGGAACCGCAACAAAGACATTCAACATCAAAACGGACAAGACCACACCGTACAAGGCAGGCGATTACATGACGATTACAGGTATTGGTGGAGGAAAGACCCAGACAGTAGTCATCACAATATCGGATTCAAAGAACAACAAGATAATAGACCTGAGCATGAGCTCAACCAAAGAAGGCGGTTTCCAGACATTGTGGCCAGTACCGCAGGGAATGGAGCCAGGCAAGTACACCATCAAGGCAACCGTTGGAACGGAAACTGCAGAGACTGTATTTGATCTGCAATAA
- a CDS encoding RlmE family RNA methyltransferase: MKLLDAKRDHYRKLAKEQGYRSRATYKLLELNNSYRIIGPGFNVVDLGCAPGGWLQAAVKLAGNKGRVVGIDTSYMDEVDGAHFIKGSVEDESVVDEIIEYLGTKANAVVCDISPQITGHWSMDHAKQISLNYSCSKIMDRVLAQKGNALFKVFDGEYSMEFRDYLKKKFAKVHLKKPNASRKPSSELYFVCLGYGLG; encoded by the coding sequence ATGAAACTACTAGATGCAAAACGTGATCATTATAGAAAGCTAGCAAAAGAGCAAGGATATAGAAGCCGTGCAACATACAAACTGCTTGAGCTAAACAATTCGTATAGGATAATTGGTCCCGGATTCAATGTTGTGGATTTGGGATGCGCACCGGGTGGATGGTTGCAGGCTGCAGTAAAGCTTGCAGGCAACAAGGGACGGGTCGTTGGAATTGACACATCATACATGGACGAGGTAGATGGTGCTCACTTTATCAAAGGAAGCGTAGAGGACGAATCCGTTGTCGATGAAATCATCGAATATCTTGGAACAAAGGCAAACGCCGTAGTCTGCGATATTTCTCCGCAAATTACTGGCCACTGGTCAATGGATCATGCAAAACAAATCTCTCTGAATTATTCCTGCTCCAAAATAATGGATAGAGTATTGGCGCAAAAAGGAAATGCACTGTTCAAGGTTTTTGATGGCGAATACTCTATGGAGTTTCGTGATTATCTGAAAAAGAAGTTTGCCAAGGTTCATCTAAAAAAGCCAAACGCCAGCAGAAAACCAAGCAGCGAACTGTATTTTGTCTGCCTTGGATATGGCCTAGGCTGA